From one Halothece sp. PCC 7418 genomic stretch:
- the rpsD gene encoding 30S ribosomal protein S4 — protein MSRYRGPRLRVTRRLGDLPGLTRKSPRKAYPPGQHGQARRKRSEYAIRLEEKQKLRYNYGVTEKQLMRYMKKARRATGSTGTALLEMLEMRLDNTVFRMGMAGTIPAARQLVNHGHILVNGRVMDIASYQCRPGDVIAVRDRDRSRQLVERNMEYPGLANLPSHLEFDKNTYTGKVNGIIEREWVALQVNELLVVEYYSRKV, from the coding sequence ATGTCTAGATATCGAGGTCCTCGTCTGCGGGTTACGCGACGTTTAGGGGATTTACCGGGATTAACTCGCAAAAGCCCTCGCAAAGCGTATCCGCCAGGTCAACATGGTCAAGCCCGACGGAAACGGTCGGAATATGCAATTCGTCTCGAAGAAAAACAAAAACTGCGCTACAACTATGGTGTCACAGAAAAACAGTTGATGCGCTATATGAAAAAAGCCCGTCGGGCAACAGGATCAACGGGAACCGCCCTCCTAGAAATGCTGGAAATGCGTTTAGATAATACGGTTTTCCGCATGGGAATGGCAGGAACCATCCCCGCAGCCCGTCAATTGGTCAATCATGGTCATATTTTGGTGAATGGACGGGTTATGGATATTGCTAGCTATCAGTGTCGTCCTGGTGATGTGATTGCGGTGCGCGATCGCGATCGGTCTCGACAATTGGTAGAAAGAAATATGGAATATCCTGGGTTAGCCAACCTTCCCAGTCATCTGGAATTTGACAAAAACACCTATACGGGTAAAGTCAATGGCATTATTGAACGGGAATGGGTGGCGCTACAAGTTAACGAACTCCTTGTGGTTGAGTACTACTCCCGAAAAGTTTAA
- a CDS encoding S-adenosyl-l-methionine hydroxide adenosyltransferase family protein: MILTLTTDFGLEDVYVGVMKGVIAKINPHLNLIDLTHQIPPQNIAAGRFCLMNAVPYFSKNTVHVAVVDPGVGSERKGCAIALENGYLVGPDNGLFSGVLSQFSAQKAVALTNSNYWRVEAASNTFHGRDIFAPVGAHLASGVPLEALGETIPLDQLTDDSFPSPEITSNQILGAIQYIDYFGNLITNIPGTVVEGKDWSVTVNQQVIPKGNTYSSYPPQSLIALIGSHGWVEIAMNQGNAAAALSLTYGSAIALQFSS; encoded by the coding sequence ATGATATTAACATTAACGACAGATTTTGGCTTAGAAGATGTTTATGTTGGGGTAATGAAAGGGGTAATTGCGAAGATTAATCCTCACCTCAATCTCATAGATTTAACCCATCAAATTCCACCGCAAAATATTGCTGCGGGACGCTTTTGTTTAATGAATGCAGTGCCTTATTTTTCCAAGAATACGGTTCATGTCGCGGTGGTTGACCCAGGAGTGGGGAGTGAACGAAAAGGCTGCGCGATCGCGCTGGAAAATGGGTATTTAGTCGGTCCTGACAATGGGTTATTCAGTGGAGTTTTAAGTCAGTTTTCAGCCCAAAAAGCAGTTGCTTTAACAAATTCTAACTATTGGCGTGTTGAAGCAGCTAGTAACACCTTTCATGGACGAGATATTTTTGCACCTGTGGGGGCGCATTTAGCCAGTGGTGTCCCTTTAGAAGCATTAGGAGAAACCATTCCTCTTGATCAACTAACTGATGATTCGTTTCCCTCTCCAGAAATAACCTCTAATCAAATCTTGGGGGCGATTCAATACATTGACTATTTTGGCAACTTAATTACCAATATTCCAGGAACTGTTGTCGAGGGAAAAGACTGGTCTGTCACCGTTAACCAGCAAGTAATTCCGAAAGGAAACACCTATAGCAGTTATCCCCCACAGTCTCTTATTGCTTTAATCGGAAGTCATGGTTGGGTGGAAATTGCGATGAATCAGGGGAATGCTGCTGCTGCCCTATCTTTAACCTATGGTAGCGCGATCGCGCTTCAATTTAGCAGTTAG
- the tadA gene encoding tRNA adenosine(34) deaminase TadA: MLWDNQRYEQHCYWMQYALKLAEEAGNAGEIPVGAVLVDQEGNLLGEGNNRKERDRDPTAHAEMIAICAAAQQVADWHLNHLTLYVTLEPCPMCSGAILQGRIGTLIYGADDPKTGAIRSVINLPDSPASNHRLTVMGGILNRACRQQLQHWFQQKRNQTSD; this comes from the coding sequence ATGCTGTGGGATAACCAGCGTTATGAACAACACTGTTATTGGATGCAGTATGCCCTGAAACTTGCCGAAGAAGCAGGGAATGCTGGGGAAATCCCTGTGGGAGCCGTGTTAGTGGATCAAGAGGGTAACCTTCTCGGAGAAGGGAATAATCGCAAAGAGCGCGATCGTGATCCTACCGCCCATGCGGAAATGATTGCTATTTGTGCTGCTGCTCAACAAGTTGCAGATTGGCATCTTAATCACTTAACGCTTTATGTCACTTTAGAACCTTGTCCGATGTGCAGTGGGGCAATTCTTCAAGGGCGGATCGGAACGCTTATTTATGGCGCAGATGACCCAAAAACAGGGGCGATTCGTAGTGTTATTAATCTCCCCGATAGTCCAGCCTCAAACCATCGTTTAACTGTCATGGGTGGCATTTTAAACCGTGCTTGTCGTCAGCAGTTACAACACTGGTTTCAGCAAAAACGAAATCAAACTTCAGATTAA
- the grxC gene encoding glutaredoxin 3 produces the protein MLKSILALLGRQPGNYQANVEVYTWQTCPFCIRAKMLLGWKGVKFTEYKIDGDEAARAEMAKRANGRRSVPEIFINNEHIGGCDELYALDKSGELDQRLMQPADAVG, from the coding sequence ATGCTAAAATCGATTCTTGCTTTATTGGGAAGACAACCTGGAAACTATCAAGCTAACGTTGAGGTTTATACTTGGCAAACCTGTCCGTTTTGCATTCGGGCGAAGATGCTACTGGGTTGGAAAGGGGTGAAGTTTACGGAATATAAAATTGACGGTGACGAAGCAGCGAGAGCGGAAATGGCAAAACGCGCTAATGGTCGCCGAAGTGTTCCTGAAATTTTTATCAATAATGAACATATTGGGGGCTGTGATGAACTCTATGCCCTTGACAAAAGTGGTGAACTGGATCAACGCCTGATGCAGCCAGCAGATGCTGTGGGATAA